A single genomic interval of Stieleria maiorica harbors:
- a CDS encoding universal stress protein encodes MHNVLLAVDGSNPSIEAAKLLAHLPHPDSLDLAVLSVVQRPFIHSSYATGELLEKAFERDKAFANETFRRVAEMFDGANVKIKHVMREGPVGESVVEVAESLKRDLVVVGAKGHSQITRLLLGSVSDHVATHAPCSTLVVRPTGLHDTVRPIRVCLAYESSDSAIAALEEIAEVPWKTGTDFHLLTVETYLSDFIGQRIADEGIEISSHYQEGLAQAKAALSDVAPRAKTHLVKGDHVGESIVTFAEDNDIDLLIVGETPRSAVNRFLLGSTSRYVLRHAPCSVWVTRNRAVRNVDS; translated from the coding sequence ATGCACAATGTTTTACTTGCCGTCGACGGATCGAATCCCTCCATCGAGGCTGCGAAGTTGCTCGCCCACCTGCCGCATCCGGACAGTTTGGATTTGGCGGTGTTGAGCGTGGTGCAACGGCCTTTCATACATAGCAGCTACGCGACGGGGGAGTTGTTGGAAAAAGCGTTTGAGCGTGACAAGGCGTTTGCCAACGAAACATTTCGGCGTGTGGCGGAAATGTTTGACGGCGCGAACGTGAAGATCAAACACGTGATGCGAGAAGGACCGGTCGGTGAATCGGTCGTCGAAGTCGCTGAGTCGTTGAAGCGGGATTTGGTGGTCGTCGGTGCCAAAGGTCACTCACAGATCACACGTCTGTTATTGGGCAGCGTCAGCGATCATGTTGCCACCCACGCGCCCTGCAGCACGTTGGTGGTCCGCCCCACGGGACTGCATGACACGGTACGTCCCATCCGAGTCTGCTTGGCGTACGAGAGTAGTGATTCTGCGATCGCGGCGTTGGAAGAAATCGCCGAGGTCCCGTGGAAGACGGGAACGGATTTCCACCTGCTGACGGTCGAAACGTACCTGTCGGATTTCATCGGCCAGCGGATTGCCGACGAAGGCATTGAGATTTCGTCGCATTACCAGGAAGGTCTGGCCCAGGCGAAGGCGGCTCTGTCAGACGTGGCCCCGCGTGCGAAAACACATTTGGTCAAGGGGGATCATGTGGGTGAAAGCATCGTCACGTTCGCCGAAGACAACGACATCGATTTGTTGATCGTCGGTGAAACACCGCGTAGCGCGGTGAACCGATTCTTGTTGGGCAGCACGTCCCGGTATGTGTTGCGACATGCCCCTTGCAGCGTTTGGGTCACCCGGAATCGTGCGGTCCGCAACGTGGACTCCTAA